Below is a genomic region from Desulfobacter sp..
AAATCGGGGGTAACCGCACTTCACTCGGACACGTATTGAGACCAGGCCCCATACCAGGTCTATGCCTCTCTTCTTGATAAAGGAAAATACTATTGCTCCATCAGAACGATGTATCGGCTTCTTCACAAAGAACATGGTTCTGTGCCGGAACGAAGACGGCAGGTAAATCGCCCGAAATATAAAAAAACTGAATTGCTGGCAACCGGACCGAATCAGGTCTGGTCCTGGGATATTACCAAGTTGAAAAGCGTCACAAAATGGACTTATTTCTATCTGTATGTAATCATGGATATTTTCAGCAGGTATGTTGTCGGCTGGATGGTCGCCCATAGGGAACAAACAGCATTGGCCAAAAGGCTTATTGAGAAGTCCTGTGAAAACCAAAATATATTACCCGGTCAGCTTGGACTTCATGCAGATCGGGGAGCCAGTATGAAATCCAAAGGGGTTGCCCAGCTTCTTGTCGATTTAGGGGTAACCAAAACCCACAGCAGACCGCACGTCAGCAATGATAACCCTTACTCTGAAGCTCAATTTAAAACATTGAAATATTGTCCAAAATTTCCAAATCATTTTGGTTCGATTGAGGATGCAAGAACCTTTTGCCAGGATTTTTTTAGATATTACAACAAAGAGCATTACCATTCTGGTATTGGCCTGGTAACCCCGGAACAGTTTCATTATGGCATTGCTAAAGAGATTTATGGGTCTCGCTGTAGAACTTTGAAAGAGGCGTTTATTAAAAACCCAATACGCTTTAAGGGGAAAATCCCTCGGCCACCAGCTTTACCAGAAGCAGCCTGGATCAACAAACCGGAACAGGAAGAGAAGGATAAGATTGGAGCCTAATTTTAGGCATAAAGTGTCTCATTGTCATTGACACATTCCGGATTGACAAATATGAACTGGTTTATGTCGAAACCAGCGTCTGCTGCTTTTCCCAATAGAACAGACGTTGTTTCTTCTTTCATAATTGGGTGTCTTCCAAGAATCCATAGATAGGATTTATCAGGCCCGCAAACAAGCGAATATTGGTAGTTTTCCTGGTCAAGGCCAAAAATGATATAAGACCCATAATAAGGGCCCAAAAAAGAAACTTTCAAATAACCTAAATTGGAGGCTTCTACAAAATAAGCCTTTCCTTGAGTTTCTTTCCACAAGCCTTTCTCCGCGGAATATCCACGATTTATGACTTTGACGCCACCGTCATTGCGCAATGAATACTCTGCGCTCACATGGGACAATCCGCGTTCAAATGAATGGTCAAATCTTGCAATTTCATACCACTTGCCCAAATATTTTTCTAAGGTAAAATTATTAACAGGGCTCACATTTTCAGGTATTCCAGTGCACCCGATTAAAAGTATAAAAAATAAGATGGATCCCTTTTTTATATTCCTGCCTTTTGGGCCGAATCTGTTTTCAGTCCGTAAAAGCATCAATGGCAATATCCTTTTTTTTAAAATTGAAGCGACAAGCGTTTTGATACGATCGAGTGCCGCCAGAAGAACCGCCCATTCGTCTTTGTACCGTCCGGGACAAAAAACATATGGCAAACGATTTTTAGGACTCTAAGTGAATCCGCCAATCTCAAACCTGCTGCATCTGCCCGTAATAAATGCCGGACAACTGCAATAAATTCTTCAAAAAAGCCGGCGACAGATATCTAATAAAATGTAACAATG
It encodes:
- a CDS encoding transposase, producing MRTMYRLLHKEHGSVPERRRQVNRPKYKKTELLATGPNQVWSWDITKLKSVTKWTYFYLYVIMDIFSRYVVGWMVAHREQTALAKRLIEKSCENQNILPGQLGLHADRGASMKSKGVAQLLVDLGVTKTHSRPHVSNDNPYSEAQFKTLKYCPKFPNHFGSIEDARTFCQDFFRYYNKEHYHSGIGLVTPEQFHYGIAKEIYGSRCRTLKEAFIKNPIRFKGKIPRPPALPEAAWINKPEQEEKDKIGA
- a CDS encoding lipocalin family protein — encoded protein: MKKGSILFFILLIGCTGIPENVSPVNNFTLEKYLGKWYEIARFDHSFERGLSHVSAEYSLRNDGGVKVINRGYSAEKGLWKETQGKAYFVEASNLGYLKVSFLGPYYGSYIIFGLDQENYQYSLVCGPDKSYLWILGRHPIMKEETTSVLLGKAADAGFDINQFIFVNPECVNDNETLYA